Part of the Portunus trituberculatus isolate SZX2019 chromosome 24, ASM1759143v1, whole genome shotgun sequence genome is shown below.
acCAACCATGAATGATAGACATAaaagaggggacctaataacaatgtttaagttagtaaaccgtaCGGAGAAGATGAGACAagatctggtaacactgactgAGAATgtgatagacaaacaagaggacattccaagattatgaaaagtcagtgtctgaggaacattaagaagttaagttttccacataggacagtggacatctggaatcgATTAAGTGATGAGATTGTAACTGCAGAAAGTATGTACAAAtctaaggaaaagttagataaatgtagatatggagacaggtcattaTGACCCCTGCTCGAACCCTATAACATACAACTAGGAAAATACACACTTCTAGTTGAGTCTAGTGCCATGCCTTTCGAAGAAAGTAAGTGGAAATTTCTTGAGATAGTACTTGATTCTGACAAATTCTGACAGTGTAAACACTTATGGTGTGATTTGTCAGGTCTATTAAATAAGCAATTCAAACCTGCTAGATAATCACCAATCTCAATAGCTTTTTGCAGACACTCCCAGGTGGTcttgacaagatttctggatGCATTGCTCACTTCTCCAATACACAGTGTCTCATTTAGGTCTCCATGGTAACCACGGTGATACACTGTCACATCAACTGTAGAAGAgaacaataaattaataatacttAGGAAAGAAAACTTATTTCTAATCAGTCATGGTAAtgatctttcattcattttacatACATATCTTCCTTGCATACATCAATATTAGAATCAATATGCTATCCAACTTTTATAGACCATGATGAATTAGTAACCAACTTACTGTTACAAATGTCTCCATTTTGCAATGGCCTCATATCAGGAATACCATGACATATAACTTCATTAATAGAAGTACAGCAGGACTTTGGGAAGCCATGGTAGTTAAGAGGTGAAGGATAACACTCCCTCTCCACAGCAGCCTCATGAACCACACGGTCTATCTCGTCTGTTGTCACTCCAATGGCTGccaccttcactccttcatccaAGACCTCCCGGGCCAGCTAGAGAATGTGGAATACTTGTGCCattagaatataagaaaaaatacatcctCAGAAAGAATGAGCTTATGCACAATTTCACaaaaatacagtggtaccttgataTACGAACTACCTGAGAtacaagttttttgagatacaagctacgatttggtctatttttttttttttttttatatatatatatataagcaaaattttaagaTACAAGTCATGCTTGGGGATGTTGCTGCAAGTTGGCAGCTTGGTGTATCAGTCCAGCCTCAGTAGAGCTAGTATCATCATGTTTCCCGCGGATCttgtgcactgtgattgttctttcatcattttcacattatttacttaccattttttttttttttttttaagtaagtgtAGTTTTGATTTACATTAAAAGTTTgtgtgtgaatggtgcctgcatcccttcctttctccctccctcctcctcctcctccgccattcACTACCATTAGCTGAAAACGTCTGACTCCAAAGTAAGagcactaaataaacttttgcttttattttatatatttttatgcattGATAAAATATGCATGTGTATTTAACTGAAAAGACCAAACAAATTTCTCCTATCTctgcctacctcctccaccaacgcTTATCACtgagagggaggaaacaaaTCTGCAGCggtgcagcctctctctctctctctctctctctctctctctctctctctctctctctctctctctctctctctcccctactcaAAATTTCATTTATTCCATGACTAATAATTACAGGATTGTCAACAAGCTCCTTTATGATTATTAGAGCAGCCAGTCTTCCGTGGGTGgctatacagtggagactcaatacttgaaagTCTAAATACTCAAACATTTCAATACAAgaatgcaaaagtttgatttaatactcaaaaaaatacctTATAGTCAAACGCCCACACATGTGGTTGTAAGcaaaggctccctggcgtcCCCGTTTCCCCtccgccagttgtgacttgtgctgccgtGGTCAtgagaataacattctcctgcattctatttgtagtttttcatttataaacttgcatcaacaccaaaggcttattagtggtgaaaatatctggtaatcaaacagccacacatttggtcgtatacaaagctctgtcatctcccttctcacagCCACCTCTGTACCTTTCTGATACCGTATTACTGTTAATACaataatactctgcttaacccGTAAGAGGTCAGCATTCATTTACATACCATTTACTCATCCATCCAGGTCAACAAaaatcatttttccattttgatcccatataactcaaaatgcttataaaagtataaaaaaaagagttaaagttagaaattgccatttttaaatgtcctgCTGGGACTTTAAATTTGGCTCATTCAGCGATGCTGCCAGATGTACGATTTTGGTGTATGgcaacatttccttttttctgcattgttttatagatatttttttcacctACAAGATAAATGTGTGTGAGATGAATAATTCTTGATAAAGAGACATATTTTTTGTATAAAATATATTAAATCCATAAAATAAGAGAACTTGAtcagaagtattttttttttttattcttcttacacTATCCAAGCTTCTCAATATTGTAGCAGGGTATGATATTCTGCAAAGTGTGTGGTGGCATAAACACACCAAAGTATTGTGCCTCAAgctgttcatcttcctcctccatttcctgatCAAAAACATAATCAGGATCAGCATAACTGTCATCAGTGCTGATGTCACTGTTGTCATCAAAAATATCTTCCTCAATttctgtggaagttagagagcaGGGACGCCTGCCTGCCATCGTGACTCAGTCAGAGACAAGTGAGGGGCTGAGAGGCGAGTGGCGGTACGCCGTGGTCAATCAGGAGAGAGGGGGTGAAAGTGTGTGGCTTGCCCAGTTGCCAGAATAGTGGAAAAATGTGCTGATATATGCTAGACACCTCAACAAACATAATTAGTGCCACTAGAGGAATTTCAAATGTATAGGAAGCGAAAAAGAGACGAACGTACTTGTACGTGATTGACCACAGAGAGTAACCGCGGATTTCACATACATGTACGTGCTTGACCTCTTAAGGGTTAACGAACGTTTGTCTaatgaatttccggtttaacgtactatataaagttagaccaaaaagtccgcataatgtacaaccacatccattttagcgaattttctgggtttgaatttgccgggtgagggaccgaacgcgttagcttcgctgtgattggctggctccccacctctgtctctagtgctcatggagctggatccaacattctttaacaatgtcagagcaacctcctgcagtgaaatggcatccatgaatgcttggagggatgatgacaaggttgctatcaggttgctctgaggttgctgggaacaccacctctccaggtggtgttactgtcttatatatgcatttatgttcacaaaacaacatttctattagctttttacaaaccttgcagaaaggattgttttgtaatgcataaagtgaaatcttacatggaataccaaaaaataaagcagagatgagatcagccacagacgaagcaggAGACTCGCGGttactcggccgcttcttcttcttgtgacccttttgcttgcatgttactttcatcatgatgtttgttttcactcctctattgcctgctataatggatatcatatcttagtattcatatacgctcatgccatgaggataacctggactctgtggcactgagatGATAGTGAatcactaatgaaataccatggtatttcattaataattcattatcactcagtgccacggagtccaggttatcctcatggcatgagtgtatatgaatactaagatatgatatccattattgcaggcaatagaggagtggaaacaaatatcatggggaaagaacacgccaagctaaaagggtcacaagaagaagaagaagtggctgagtcgccgcgagtctcctgcttcgtctgtggctgatctcatctctgctttattttttggtattccatgtaagatttcactttatgcattacaaaacaatcctttcttgggggcaaggtttgtaaaaagctaatagaaatcttgttttgtgaacataaatgcgagaatgtgagagaatttgtacgtagctcctctaacttccaataaaagtagtggtacaccggtggcccaacatgctgccaaacgtatatataatctttttttaacccatgtggtatgttggggaccagcccagaacacatcccctctatttccattatttcctatgggaaaattacatcagcttaacaaattttcgctctacgaacagctttgacaccccctttcctgttcgttaagcagagtattactgtacttgtAGTACCGGTATTACCGTAATACTGGTATTCCAATGATGCACATCCGTATTCCTGCCGCAGTCTTAAGATAAgcaacattcttctgcgttctgtaggtagtttttcatttagaaacttaggatggcaccaaagaggcttattagtggtgaaaataaggaatctggcgAGAGTGCAGGTTTTCGTGAGCCACAGCACTCTATTAGTGGAtttacaggaatcacaccagggcATAAGTTACAAAGACGTTTGTACTCGTCCTCCgacgacctccctcctcctccctacccttcttccctcctcttctaagttatccatcaccatcatttataGCATGTACAAAtcagaattatgaaaaaaaaaatatagaaatttttataaacttgaagtTTTGCTGAGATTAGAACGAATTACTTGATTTattaggtatcaatagtcaaactttttaatactcgaacagccatttggaacgaattaagttcgagtattgagtctccactgtacttgTACACTTCAGCTGATTGACAGACACAAGTGAGACTGGGGATGCAGTAAGGCAATGTCCTGTGGAATGCACCCCTCCGAGATAGATATACTTAATAggagtagtttatctatttatattctcattTCTTATGTTTTAATTATTATGTTTCTGTACAATAATAATTATCTATAAATACCTGTTTCTActtaaaaacacctaaaaaaaattGGGAGGCTCTTTTTGGGAAGGCTAGAACAAATTAATGGCATTTCtatgcatttcaatgggaaaaaaattttTGAGATACAAATTTTTTGAAATATGAGCTCCTTCACGGAACAAATTAAACTTGTATCTTGAGGTATCACTGTAATTCATATCTGTTTGGGTATGTACAAATGCAATGATATACATACCTTACAGGCTACTTTCATGCTCTCAATCTCTTCATCTGGAAGGCACTTGATATTGGACGATGATCGAACTTTCTGCTCAGAATGGGGAAATCCATGAGGGTCGTCAGCATAGTCTGGTCTGCCTATAGATGAAGGCACTTCCCTCTTGCTACTTTGTGGGTACGGCCGTAAACTACCTATTTTTAGGAACAGTATCTTTTGAAAATTAGAGAACATTTAAAAGGTATTAAGTTCTATAAAAGATTTAATCTTTCATAATGCATTGTTCTTTATAAAAACTCACCAGTAAACATGAAATATGGCCATGGATTGTACTGTGACAGGCTGCTTTCACTTGATCCTGAAATATGCAGGGTAAGAGTATTTCCCCCAAAAAATAGCACAGTCCATGGATATACAAAGCAAAATTGACAAGTAATCTACCCTGCACATTACTTTCAATATTatagccttctgctttgctgtcctctACTTCCACTATCATATTAGCAGTTCTAGTCGAGTCACCTTGTGAGGGCCTTAAGGTCTGTTGtggtctgttttgtttttttgtttttttcttttatatgtaaCTCTATGTAATTATAAGTTTGCCTTCATTTTTGTCTTGACTTTCCTATTATTACAGTGTCAAACAAACTGTAAATATACTGCATGGTGTTTGTGGTTCATGAGAGAAGTTCAGTATACGAACCATGTTGAAACTCACTTGTCTTCTTATggagttgtttgtgtgtttcccaGGAACTCTTGAAACAGGTCTGAAAATATAAAGCCAATGAATTGGTTCACAGTACACATcctatgaaataaaagaaaattcacaCATTGATGTTATTTGTGTTGATTGTCCTCTTAACTCAAGAATGAGTTAGATACACATTAAGATTAATTCTACCATTCATATATGTAACTGTTTTCATCTACATATATTTATAATGCTTTACCCATCTCTAATGCTAAGGCCTACACTGATAAGACAAATATGTACTTGAGATTTTGGTAATCTGATAACTTCATCATACATCCATACAAATAGCAAGGCTGTCTCCCACATAAAAGTGACAAGCTAGGACAAGGCACACGACTTACACTTCACATTCCTCTCTTGGCCCCATGACCcctgacagacaaaaaaaactaCTCCTACCCTTACTTTACATGGATGAGTGTTTAATCTAATAATGATAGGTAAGTAAtgatataacataacataacataaataataggataacaaagggccaccggggcccatctaggttatcctgtatcagtcacacagcgacctagtcatcagtacttaaagatacacttacaagtacacaatacattatatattaaTTCTAAATAATTGGCCctttaacagggctaagtcctgcagcaaatttctctacaatctgtgatccccatacatggggatcatgtcttgtttaactatagtaaatttcttataaaaactatcatgcagcgctatacataattataaatctaataaatttaagtgctcatctaatctgtttttaaacattgtcaaactagtgctatttacaaccctctctggcaatgcattccagaagtctaccaccctatgactaaagaaatattttcttatatctaacctgcagccttgctttctaatcttcctgccatgatttctagtcctacttcctcctctaaggtaaagaaagatctcacatctatgtagtttgtatctgagaacattttaaataactctatcatatccctcttatacatctcctctcaaatgaaaacatgtttaattcctttaatctatctctatactccaggtgctttaatgctggtatcatcctagttgctcttctctgaactgcttctaacatgttgatatcctgcctataatggggtgaccaggcctgtatgcaatactctaaatggggcctaacataggaattatataagctacgcaccacttccttacttttataactaacatttctatttataaacccaggatcctatttgccctatttcttgcttctaaacattgctttgaaaatttcatagtcctgtctatcactactcctaaatcctttcctcctctactgcctctagccaacatccctccatctcatagctaaagtttgtgttgtctttacctaaatgcataacctgacacttttagaattaaactccatctgccacctgtctgcccatgctatcagcctgtccaggtctcgttgtattctgtaattgtccttttcaccctgtactgcacatgctatcttagtatcatctgcaaactttgatactttgctactaattcctatatctaaatcgttaatgtacaccaagaaaagaagaggtcctagcactgatccttggggtaccccactaaccacttccttccactcagacattgccccatttaatactactctctgtttcctatcagaaagccattcactaatccaatcaactaacctaccccctatcccatgtagtctcaatttgtacactagcctcctatgcggtaccttatcaaacgccttgctaaaatctagatatataacatctatgctatttccatcatctaactccttggtaatatattctaagatatcgagcaaatttgtaagacaggacctccctgatctaaagccatgttgggtatctctaattaatctattctcatttaaatgctcccaaatactacccttaatgattttctctagtatcttacatactatactagttaaactgatcggtctataattattcgcatcatccttcctaccttttttaaatattggtgtaacattagctaacttccagtcctgaggtatctcagcaaacctaagtgatctttcaaagattaacttaagtgcttcagaaatactgtctacaccctccctaagtactctggcatgtagctcatcaggaccactagctttcctatcgtctagttcaagaataaatttcctaataattcccggttttatatcaatattttctaaagctcttaaactactcgtcgcactgtttgtaacaggatttcctattctttcctagtaaatactgaagaaaattgttcattcaataattctactatgtcttcattttgatccactactacaccatcttttctgagtggtccaatcctatccttatttcttttatcactgaccttgtaataactatataatttttgggatctttactcccagctctagctagttttatctctgcctgccttttactttttttataaccttactcaaatcatccctgacctgtctgtacctaatcaaatctacatcttcccacttttctgcaactctctatatgccctcttcttctctctgatctggctacctatctcatgagtccaccataatggcttcctgtttctctgccttatatctttgtaagggatacactgcatcactataccctttactacaaccttaaaatatcccacatctcctgtgcagttttatttccaaaactatcttcccagtttacctctcctaataactgacgtaacctaccataattgcctttctgatagtttgggactctagtcttattcactatattatccctactggaattaatgataaatctaattatatgatggtcactgtttgctaaagtctctcctacctcaacttcctttaaacaatgctcaatatttgttagtactatgtctaaaaccttcctccccctagtaggtttatctaccatctgcactaaatagttatcctgaaaactttccataaacttattttcactagcatctcctaccatcctctcccagtttactgacttaagattaaaatccctaagataattgtctgactagtacacccctatttatctcatctaccataaggttgtctacatctgctgactggttaggtggtctataaaagctcctactctaataaccttacttttgtttactctaacatccagccataaggactctactctgttatctaccttaataccattaacctgactggaaatgaaggattttttacataaataactactcctccacctatcctaccaattctctggtgtaaatacataatgtatccatctacttcatattctttcctattttcctaaacttttcctcatttacccatgcctctgtgacacatacaacatctaagtcctcctcaactatataactagataactcgtccttcttgttcctaagactcctggcatttacataaaaacatttaagtcctgctaccttcctaggtgctgtctccttatttggaatcctaatcttattctctcctatttgcacctggaaatctttcctaatcttttcactatctctgtttatcctatctaatttatttctaacatctttcttctggaatgcatttgctacctcaccccctacactccatcccaactcacCCCTCCagactcagcacatccacacccttcctactcagatgcacaccatccctagcatacaaatcccttcgcccatagaacctatcccacacatccacaaagctgacacccacatccttacacatcccttttacccgatcattcacaccaatggccctagacaaccattccctgctaacatacacacgaggcaagattcctgacactacacacctcctaccactctcccttatcttgcctaacatttcccgaaatcttgccactaactcctccgacccacctgctctgacatcattcccacctacgtgcaaaactactacaccctccctctccatccctccaactctcttctgcacctcctcactcactgccttcacacctgcaccaggcatacacacgttcgtcttcctatccctgtctttcccacagaaagtgctatctaagtacctaacctgagagtcacccaccacacacacctgaggtgtgctaggcacaacctccctccccttctctctcctttcactcaccataaccacctcattcactccactctcactctccccttccccctccaacaaaccaaacctattttcacactccactttccttcccctcacaacctgctatctctgcccatcctgactactatctttcccagtctgctcttcccgacagcgggccaagccaccctgtcgccctcagaaggtccaaccttcggcctaacactgatctcctgcgtaattttttccactgcctccccaagcttCTTaacctccttcaactcaaagatgagaacttcgttcgcacttttcccctcacttagctttctcatttcctcttgcaattctcggtgctcaagagaaagaactaaattctcgctcttgagcctacacaccatacactcagaaaagtcaacgaccttcctgtcatgcccacacatctcacacacaacaaactcgcccaatcccacctcaataCTCTCTTTCatgcactcaatcacactctgatacacctcagtagctactgccatactaatttacaatctgttaactcacaaacaaacaaataaaaatacttggtgacagcggggtgggggaaccgcggtggtgagGGGCCTAAGTGAgatcaactaatcctctttcaaggtcaacttgacggttacaagcctagtctcctcgctctaccaaaatactttttaactcacaaacactgattcaaACCAGTATTTCACTCTAacctaacacttgcagtacacactttcatttcactaacactcaaaagcaccacacacagacaccaagcacaaacaccactcgctaactataaaaacaacagccaaaaacggagcgcacacactacacgtccactcgccaccgcagctacgCTCTGAATGTGAACTCATAATCCCAGACATTGCCAAACAGTATCTTATATTCCACATTCATCACATGAACATTGCTAATAGAATCACTAGTAGTAAGAAAAATTTTACCATGGTACATATTCCGTGTAATGATTGTAAAATGGAGACTATGAATTTCTCCGATTTTCCTTCCAACAACAAGTCTTGTCTCAGCtacagatcttgaggaaaatggaaagaaatctCAGCCTATATTTGATCTCATCTACATAGACTGAAAGTACTTCTATACAAGTAGATTGTGTGAATGAACAGacttatatatatacagtacatttTGACAGAAGGGGTCGAGTCATAGTCATAGTTATTGACTTACTTTTGAAAATCCATCTTATCTGTATAGCCCAAAAAAGGGTAAATGACAGTCAATGTAGCTCTGGGAGTGAGGACCCACCTACAGTACAGGCAGTAATTGCTTGAATTTCCTTCCCACACAAACAACCATGCTTTCCTATCATTTTCCTAAGACTATTTACATCTTTACATAGTAACAACCACACAAGACCAACAGAAATATTACCTGGGAGCAGAAAAAGGATCCCTGAATGCCCAATTTGATGCATGTGGGACACTGTAATCTTGCCTCAGCCCCACAGCCAACTGTCTCACAGGCATGGCTGGGCATACGGTCCCCAGCAGACATCTTCACGTCACTTGGATGGACAGCCCTGCCAAATCAAGTAGTAAAAACCTCCCTAGAATCATTCAtaacatttatcttttcagctgTATATTTCACTACCAGCCTTACTATGATATTATACATATGTAGCACATAATGAGGAGCTCCACACAGAGAAGGCAGAATATCCATCcacgtgtatttacctaattgtagttttacagggactggcttttatgctcgtgtggccacgtctccatatctacacttatccaatcttactttaaaagtatgcatacttgttgcagacactacttcttcattcaaactgttccacgtctcaatacatctttgcgggaaactatactttttaatatctcttacaaatcttcccttcctcagcttcttactatatgatcttgtgcttcaactgGCATATTCTTATCTCatgatcagatactcattgtccacttggtccattccatttatcaatttataaacttgtatgagatcccctctcttccttctctgctccaatgttggaagatccatagcttttagtctctcctcatatgtcatcccttcaagttctgggaccattcttgtagccattttttgtaatctctccagcttccttatgtgtttctttttgtgaggagTCCACATTACTCctacatattccaatctgggtcttattatagtacttatcagtttcttcatcattttttgtccatgtagtgaaatgttattccaatattccttaccaaattgtatgtctctctgaaaattctatcaatatggcttaccggttgattattttcttccatcgtcactcccaaatccttttccttttatactttctccagttttactccatctcccatcttatagattcccactggttgtctttcactct
Proteins encoded:
- the LOC123508360 gene encoding methionine aminopeptidase 1-like isoform X1, producing MSAGDRMPSHACETVGCGAEARLQCPTCIKLGIQGSFFCSQTCFKSSWETHKQLHKKTSEFQHGSSESSLSQYNPWPYFMFTGSLRPYPQSSKREVPSSIGRPDYADDPHGFPHSEQKVRSSSNIKCLPDEEIESMKVACKLAREVLDEGVKVAAIGVTTDEIDRVVHEAAVERECYPSPLNYHGFPKSCCTSINEVICHGIPDMRPLQNGDICNIDVTVYHRGYHGDLNETLCIGEVSNASRNLVKTTWECLQKAIEIGDYLAVKPGVKYRDVGAVIQKHAQSQGYSVVRSYCGHGIHQLFHTAPSVPHYAKNKAVGIMKPGHTFTIEPMISEGTWKDEQWPDNWTAVTADGKLSAQFEETLLVTDTGVEILTQRNEKNGQPYFMD
- the LOC123508360 gene encoding methionine aminopeptidase 1-like isoform X2 translates to MPVRQLAVGLRQDYSVPHASNWAFRDPFSAPRPVSRVPGKHTNNSIRRQVSFNMDQVKAACHSTIHGHISCLLILFLKIGSLRPYPQSSKREVPSSIGRPDYADDPHGFPHSEQKVRSSSNIKCLPDEEIESMKVACKLAREVLDEGVKVAAIGVTTDEIDRVVHEAAVERECYPSPLNYHGFPKSCCTSINEVICHGIPDMRPLQNGDICNIDVTVYHRGYHGDLNETLCIGEVSNASRNLVKTTWECLQKAIEIGDYLAVKPGVKYRDVGAVIQKHAQSQGYSVVRSYCGHGIHQLFHTAPSVPHYAKNKAVGIMKPGHTFTIEPMISEGTWKDEQWPDNWTAVTADGKLSAQFEETLLVTDTGVEILTQRNEKNGQPYFMD
- the LOC123508360 gene encoding methionine aminopeptidase 1-like isoform X5; translation: MPVRQLAVGLRQDYSVPHASNWAFRDPFSAPRPVSRVPGKHTNNSIRRQDQVKAACHSTIHGHISCLLILFLKIGSLRPYPQSSKREVPSSIGRPDYADDPHGFPHSEQKVRSSSNIKCLPDEEIESMKVACKLAREVLDEGVKVAAIGVTTDEIDRVVHEAAVERECYPSPLNYHGFPKSCCTSINEVICHGIPDMRPLQNGDICNIDVTVYHRGYHGDLNETLCIGEVSNASRNLVKTTWECLQKAIEIGDYLAVKPGVKYRDVGAVIQKHAQSQGYSVVRSYCGHGIHQLFHTAPSVPHYAKNKAVGIMKPGHTFTIEPMISEGTWKDEQWPDNWTAVTADGKLSAQFEETLLVTDTGVEILTQRNEKNGQPYFMD
- the LOC123508360 gene encoding methionine aminopeptidase 1-like isoform X4 — its product is MSAGDRMPSHACETVGCGAEARLQCPTCIKLGIQGSFFCSQTCFKSSWETHKQLHKKTRSSESSLSQYNPWPYFMFTGSLRPYPQSSKREVPSSIGRPDYADDPHGFPHSEQKVRSSSNIKCLPDEEIESMKVACKLAREVLDEGVKVAAIGVTTDEIDRVVHEAAVERECYPSPLNYHGFPKSCCTSINEVICHGIPDMRPLQNGDICNIDVTVYHRGYHGDLNETLCIGEVSNASRNLVKTTWECLQKAIEIGDYLAVKPGVKYRDVGAVIQKHAQSQGYSVVRSYCGHGIHQLFHTAPSVPHYAKNKAVGIMKPGHTFTIEPMISEGTWKDEQWPDNWTAVTADGKLSAQFEETLLVTDTGVEILTQRNEKNGQPYFMD
- the LOC123508360 gene encoding methionine aminopeptidase 1-like isoform X7; amino-acid sequence: MFTGSLRPYPQSSKREVPSSIGRPDYADDPHGFPHSEQKVRSSSNIKCLPDEEIESMKVACKLAREVLDEGVKVAAIGVTTDEIDRVVHEAAVERECYPSPLNYHGFPKSCCTSINEVICHGIPDMRPLQNGDICNIDVTVYHRGYHGDLNETLCIGEVSNASRNLVKTTWECLQKAIEIGDYLAVKPGVKYRDVGAVIQKHAQSQGYSVVRSYCGHGIHQLFHTAPSVPHYAKNKAVGIMKPGHTFTIEPMISEGTWKDEQWPDNWTAVTADGKLSAQFEETLLVTDTGVEILTQRNEKNGQPYFMD
- the LOC123508360 gene encoding methionine aminopeptidase 1-like isoform X3, with the protein product MSAGDRMPSHACETVGCGAEARLQCPTCIKLGIQGSFFCSQTCFKSSWETHKQLHKKTSEFQHGSSESSLSQYNPWPYFMFTGSLRPYPQSSKREVPSSIGRPDYADDPHGFPHSEQKVRSSSNIKCLPDEEIESMKVACKLAREVLDEGVKVAAIGVTTDEIDRVVHEAAVERECYPSPLNYHGFPKSCCTSINEVICHGIPDMRPLQNGDICNIDVTVYHRGYHGDLNETLCIGEVSNASRNLVKTTWECLQKAIEIVKPGVKYRDVGAVIQKHAQSQGYSVVRSYCGHGIHQLFHTAPSVPHYAKNKAVGIMKPGHTFTIEPMISEGTWKDEQWPDNWTAVTADGKLSAQFEETLLVTDTGVEILTQRNEKNGQPYFMD
- the LOC123508360 gene encoding methionine aminopeptidase 1-like isoform X6 — translated: MSAGDRMPSHACETVGCGAEARLQCPTCIKLGIQGSFFCSQTCFKSSWETHKQLHKKTRSSESSLSQYNPWPYFMFTGSLRPYPQSSKREVPSSIGRPDYADDPHGFPHSEQKVRSSSNIKCLPDEEIESMKVACKLAREVLDEGVKVAAIGVTTDEIDRVVHEAAVERECYPSPLNYHGFPKSCCTSINEVICHGIPDMRPLQNGDICNIDVTVYHRGYHGDLNETLCIGEVSNASRNLVKTTWECLQKAIEIVKPGVKYRDVGAVIQKHAQSQGYSVVRSYCGHGIHQLFHTAPSVPHYAKNKAVGIMKPGHTFTIEPMISEGTWKDEQWPDNWTAVTADGKLSAQFEETLLVTDTGVEILTQRNEKNGQPYFMD